TAGAGCAGGTACAGCCCACCCACGTAGCGCACGGCGCGCATCCCTCCCGGCAACCGCTGCAGGAGCACGGCGACGCCGCCCAGGGTGACGCACAGCCACGCCGCATTGCCCAGGGCAATCCCCAGCACGGCCTGGACCGCGTGCCGGCGCGAGGCGGACAGCGCCAGGCGCGTGACGATGAACGTGTTCGGCCCGGGCGTGATGACCGCGAGCAGGTACAGGCCATAGATGGAAGCGAGCAGGGGGCCGGGAGGAGGCATGACGAGGACCCCCACCTCATCACTCTTCCCGGGGAGGTGTCAGCCCCCCACCGCTCCAGCAACGCCTCGAAATGAGTTCGCCGTGTGGTCAACCCCGCGGGCAGAGCGGGGGAGCGAGCCCCGAACGAGGCGCTCGCCCGGCACCCGGTTCAGCGACTCCGAGGGCAAGGCGGCGACCACCCGCTCTGGCTCGTGACGAAGTCCTTTGTCAGGACGCAACCCGGCTGATTCAATCGGACACGTCCGGGCCCACCCCGCCCCCTGAATCAGGATCCGATGAACGCACGTGTCTGGAAGATTGCTCCCCTGCTGTTTGGCTCGGGATTTTGTGCCCTCGTGTACCAGACGGCATGGCAGCGGGAGTTGCGCCTCATCTTCGGAGCTTCCACGGCGGCGTCCGCCGCGGTGCTGGCCATCTTCATGGGTGGCCTGGGCCTGGGAGGCGCCCTGCTCGGGGCGCGCGTGGACCGGCACAAGCGGCCACTGGCCTTCTACGCCGACCTGGAGCTGCTCATCTCCCTGAGCGCGGCGGTGACGCCGTTGCTCGTGTGGCTGGCACGCACCCTCTACGTGGCCCTGGGCGGTACGGTGTCACTGGGCCTGGGCGTGGGCTCCGTGGTCCGGCTGCTGCTCTCGACGCTGGTGCTCGCGGTGCCCACGCTGCTCATGGGCGGCACCCTGCCCGCGGCCGCGCGCGCCGCGGAGACACCCGAGGACGTGCGGCGCCGGGCACTCGCGGTGCTCTACGGCCTCAACACCCTGGGCGCCGTGGCGGGCGCCACCGCGTCCACCTTCCTGCTCTTCGAGGTGTTCGGCACCCGCACGACGCTGTGGCTGGCCACGCTGGTCAACGTGCTGGTCGCGCTCGTGGCGCGCTCGGTGGCGCGGAGTCTGCCCGAGTCCGAGCCGGACCAGGCGCGGGCCGCCCCCACCCCCGAGGACGCCAAGACACTCCCCCTGCCCCCGCGCGCCTTCGTCCTCACGGCGGCGGCCCTGGTGGGCTTCGCCTTCTTCCTCATGGAGATGGTGTGGTACCGGATGACGAGCCCCCTGCTGGGAGGCTCCACCTTCACCTTCGGCCTCATCCTGATGGTGGCGCTGGCGGGCATTGGCCTGGGAGGCGCGGCGTACGCGGCCTGGGGACAGACGCGTCCGGCCACCCTGCGAGGCTTCGCCCTGACGTGCATCCTGGAGGCACTGCTGCTCGCCGTGCCGCTGGCCCTGGGAGACAAGGTGGCGGTGCTCGCGACGCTGACGCGGCCCCTGTCCGTCTTCGGCTTCAGCGGCCTGGTGTTGAGCTGGACCCTGCTCGCCGCGCTGGTGGTGTTTCCCGCCGCCTTCGTCTCGGGCGTGCAGTTCCCCTTGTTGCTGGCGCTGCTGGGGCGGGGCGGCGAGCAGGTGGGCCGGCAGGTGGGCCTGGCCTACGCGTGGAACACCGTGGGCTCCATCGTGGGCTCGCTGGCCGGCGGCTTCGGTCTGCTGCCCCTGCTGACGGCCCCGGGCGTGTGGCGGACGGTGGGCGGGGTGCTGGTGGTGCTCGGCCTGGTGGCGGCGGGAATGTCCCTGCGCTGGGAGCAGGCGCCGCCCTCGCGGCTGCTCCCCTCGTTGTTCGCGGCCGCGCTCACCGTCGTCCTGCTCACGGCCGAGGGGCCCACCGCCGTCTGGCGGCACAGCGGCATCGGCGCCGGACGCAGTCGAGTGGAGACGGGCTCCACCCAGGAGTTGCACGATTCCTCATCGCGGCTGCGCGGCTCCTTGCTGTGGGAAGCGGATGGCGTGGAGAGCAGCGTGGGCATCCTCGGCACGGACGGCCTGTCCTTCCACGTCAATGGCAAGTCGGATGGCAACAGCGTGGGCGATGCGAGCACCCAGGTGATGGGTGGACTCATCGGGGCCCTCGCCCATCCGAATCCACGCCACGCCCTCGTCATCGGACTGGGCACCGGCAGCACCTCGGGCTGGCTGGGCTCGGTGCCGGGGATGGAGCGCGTGGACACGGTGGAGATCGAACCGGCCATCCTGGAGATGGCGCGCCAGTGCGCGGACGTCAACGAGCGCGTGCTGGACAACCCCAAGGTGAACATCATCTTCGACGATGCGCGCGAGGTGCTGCTCGCCTCCCACGAGTCCTACGACATCATCTTCTCCGAGCCCTCCAACCCCTACCGGGCCGGCATCGCCAGTCTCTTCTCCCGCGAGTTCTACCAGGCGGTGCGGCGGCGGCTGGCGCCCGGAGGCATCTTCCTGCAGTGGGTGCAGGCCTACGAGGTGGACGCACGCACGGTGCGCAGCATCTACGCCACCCTCACCTCCGAGTTCGGCGCCGTGGAGTCCTGGCAGACGCAGACCGGCGACCTCATCTTGATGGCCACCGCGGAGCCGTGGCGCCATGACCTGGAGCGCATGCGGGCCCGGGTGGCCCAGGAGCCCTACCGCCGGGCCCTGGCCACGACGTGGGAGACCACGGAGCTGGAGGGCGTCTTGTCCCACTTCATCGCGGGCCCGGCACTGGCCCTGCGCCTGTCCCAGGGACAGGAGGCGTTGATCAACACGGATGATCTGTCCTACGTGGAGTTCGCCTTCGCCCGCGGCGTGGGCCGCACGCACACGGGCTTCTCACCAGCGCTGTTGCGCCAGCTCGGCATCGACCTGGGCGCGGACCGGATGGAGGTGGAGCGAGGGACGGTGGACTGGCAGCGTGTGGAGGAGCTCCGGCTGCTCACCACGCAGTGGGACCCACCACGTCGGCCCGACCTGAACGCCAGCAAGCTCCAGGCCTACCGCGCCGTGTATGACGCCTATAACCGCCAGCAACTGCCCGGGGCGTTGAAGCTGTGGCAGCAGACGCAGGCGCAGCCCCGGGACATCATGGAGTTGCGGCTGGTGGGCGAGCTCCTGGTCCAGCGAGGCGATGAAGCCGCCCTGCCCCTCCTGGAGCAGCTGGAAGTCTCGCTTCCCTTCGATGCCAGGTCCCTGCGCGCCCAGTGGTTGGTGGGCAAGGACCGCCATGCCGAGGCCACGCAGTCACTCGAGAGCGCCTTCGCCGTGCTTCACCAGGTGCCCTGGGGCAGCAACAACCTGCTCGAACGGGCCATGGCCCTGAGCGAGAGCATCGCCCGGAAGGACGCCGCCCTGGGAGAGCGGTTGTGGAACGCGCTGGCCCGGCCCTTCTCCAACCACCGGGGGGAGAGCAGCCGCAAGCAGACGCGCCTGGTCCTGGCCACGAGCCTGGGATTTTCCCAACGGTGCGCCGAGGCCTTCGCGCCCTACGAGCCCCACGTCCCCTGGAACAAGTCCTTCCTGGAGAAGCGCGCGAGCTGCTACGTGGAAACCCACCACGCCCTGGAGGACGAGGCACTCGCGGACATCGCACGCTTCATCTCCACGGAGCCCCCCCCCCTGCTGGAGGATGGCGCGAACGCCCCACCCCCTTGAGGAGGGCGCTGCTTGGATTTATTCAAGCAAATCAAAACAACCGAGACATCTGTGATTGCACGGTGATTCATGCCAGAGTGGCTTCTTCCTCGTCGTCTCGGTTCATGGAGGAGAAGTCACCCATGGCGTTGAGCGAGAGCCTCCGGAGTCAGGGACAGCAGGAGGCGTCCCTGCTGGATGCGA
Above is a window of Cystobacter fuscus DNA encoding:
- a CDS encoding fused MFS/spermidine synthase; protein product: MYQTAWQRELRLIFGASTAASAAVLAIFMGGLGLGGALLGARVDRHKRPLAFYADLELLISLSAAVTPLLVWLARTLYVALGGTVSLGLGVGSVVRLLLSTLVLAVPTLLMGGTLPAAARAAETPEDVRRRALAVLYGLNTLGAVAGATASTFLLFEVFGTRTTLWLATLVNVLVALVARSVARSLPESEPDQARAAPTPEDAKTLPLPPRAFVLTAAALVGFAFFLMEMVWYRMTSPLLGGSTFTFGLILMVALAGIGLGGAAYAAWGQTRPATLRGFALTCILEALLLAVPLALGDKVAVLATLTRPLSVFGFSGLVLSWTLLAALVVFPAAFVSGVQFPLLLALLGRGGEQVGRQVGLAYAWNTVGSIVGSLAGGFGLLPLLTAPGVWRTVGGVLVVLGLVAAGMSLRWEQAPPSRLLPSLFAAALTVVLLTAEGPTAVWRHSGIGAGRSRVETGSTQELHDSSSRLRGSLLWEADGVESSVGILGTDGLSFHVNGKSDGNSVGDASTQVMGGLIGALAHPNPRHALVIGLGTGSTSGWLGSVPGMERVDTVEIEPAILEMARQCADVNERVLDNPKVNIIFDDAREVLLASHESYDIIFSEPSNPYRAGIASLFSREFYQAVRRRLAPGGIFLQWVQAYEVDARTVRSIYATLTSEFGAVESWQTQTGDLILMATAEPWRHDLERMRARVAQEPYRRALATTWETTELEGVLSHFIAGPALALRLSQGQEALINTDDLSYVEFAFARGVGRTHTGFSPALLRQLGIDLGADRMEVERGTVDWQRVEELRLLTTQWDPPRRPDLNASKLQAYRAVYDAYNRQQLPGALKLWQQTQAQPRDIMELRLVGELLVQRGDEAALPLLEQLEVSLPFDARSLRAQWLVGKDRHAEATQSLESAFAVLHQVPWGSNNLLERAMALSESIARKDAALGERLWNALARPFSNHRGESSRKQTRLVLATSLGFSQRCAEAFAPYEPHVPWNKSFLEKRASCYVETHHALEDEALADIARFISTEPPPLLEDGANAPPP